From the genome of Thermoplasmata archaeon, one region includes:
- a CDS encoding SufD family Fe-S cluster assembly protein, with amino-acid sequence MAAGAPRYEAWLSADEVRGLSDALGDPPEFRATRLEAYERFLRLPLEPNPLYRGYGYFTNVDLTGIDPLASAPPVPLPHALPGSVRIVHDASGTRVQVPGELLDAGVRVVSLTEAWAGADGAARALQRGGEEPTDRLSALATALVNRGYALEVPEGRTEPVRVQDLTVLSAGRQALSVRRAIHAGAGTQLLVSEEVFAMPGAVEHQRLYASTTHVDQGARSKAVYLGVHAPDLATVSIYRRSATTGPESRLAWIWTGLGGFRTKSRNETSLTGRASVVDDLQLFFGAQQQAFDSSVNLTHVATDTHGQSITRGVFRDEARGMSRGLVRIEHEARKTVSFISEHAMLLSKGARSDTIPILEILCRDVKATHSTSVAPVDPERVFYLESRGLTEAESIRAIGEGYLSYVLERAPVAGLRDLMYPALAARWDGRPISWGPEAFPALPALDVRGTEATPEWRFDTKLR; translated from the coding sequence ATGGCCGCCGGAGCACCGCGCTACGAGGCCTGGCTGTCGGCGGACGAGGTCCGGGGCCTCTCGGATGCGCTCGGGGACCCGCCGGAGTTCCGCGCCACACGCCTCGAGGCGTACGAGCGATTCCTGCGCCTGCCGCTGGAGCCGAACCCGCTCTACCGGGGATACGGGTACTTCACGAACGTGGACCTCACCGGCATCGATCCGCTCGCCTCCGCCCCGCCGGTCCCGCTGCCGCACGCCCTGCCCGGCTCCGTCCGGATCGTGCACGACGCGAGCGGCACGCGCGTCCAGGTGCCGGGAGAGCTACTCGACGCCGGCGTGCGCGTCGTGTCGCTCACGGAGGCGTGGGCCGGCGCCGACGGGGCGGCACGGGCGCTCCAGCGCGGCGGGGAGGAGCCCACCGACCGGCTGAGCGCGCTCGCGACGGCGCTCGTCAACCGCGGCTACGCCCTCGAGGTCCCCGAGGGACGGACCGAGCCGGTCCGCGTCCAGGACCTCACCGTCCTCTCCGCGGGGCGGCAGGCGCTGTCGGTTCGGCGCGCGATCCACGCCGGCGCGGGGACGCAGCTGCTGGTCAGCGAGGAGGTCTTCGCCATGCCCGGCGCGGTCGAGCATCAGCGGCTCTACGCGTCGACGACGCACGTCGATCAGGGGGCGCGCTCCAAGGCCGTCTACCTGGGCGTGCACGCGCCCGATCTCGCGACCGTGTCGATCTACCGTCGCTCGGCGACGACCGGGCCCGAGAGCCGGCTCGCCTGGATCTGGACCGGTCTCGGCGGCTTTCGCACCAAGAGCCGCAACGAGACGTCGCTGACCGGGCGGGCGTCCGTCGTCGACGACCTCCAGTTGTTCTTCGGCGCGCAGCAGCAGGCGTTCGACAGCTCCGTGAACCTCACCCACGTGGCGACCGACACGCACGGCCAATCGATTACGCGCGGGGTCTTCCGCGACGAGGCACGAGGGATGAGCCGGGGCCTCGTGCGGATCGAGCACGAGGCCCGCAAGACGGTGAGCTTCATCTCCGAGCACGCGATGCTGCTGTCGAAGGGCGCGCGCTCCGACACGATCCCGATCCTCGAGATCCTCTGCCGGGACGTCAAGGCCACGCACTCGACCTCGGTCGCACCGGTCGATCCCGAGCGGGTCTTCTATCTCGAGTCGCGGGGCCTGACCGAGGCCGAGTCGATCCGGGCCATCGGGGAGGGCTACCTCTCCTACGTCCTCGAGCGCGCGCCCGTGGCGGGACTGCGAGACCTGATGTATCCGGCGCTCGCCGCCCGCTGGGACGGCCGCCCGATCTCCTGGGGGCCCGAGGCGTTCCCGGCGCTCCCCGCGCTCGATGTCCGCGGGACCGAGGCCACGCCCGAGTGGCGGTTCGACACCAAGCTGCGCTGA
- a CDS encoding SUF system NifU family Fe-S cluster assembly protein, whose product MAYDMYQEVILQHYRSPKNYGPLEGADRVGDESNPLCGDHITMRLKLAPGSERIQEVRFQGDGCAISMASASMLTERVGGLSLEEAGHLTRDDVLRSLGIPLSPVRVKCALTGFVALGRALHPELARAGPPAGAP is encoded by the coding sequence ATGGCCTACGACATGTACCAGGAGGTGATCCTCCAGCACTATCGCTCGCCGAAGAACTACGGACCGCTCGAGGGAGCGGACCGGGTGGGGGACGAGTCGAACCCGCTCTGCGGGGACCATATCACGATGCGGCTGAAGCTCGCGCCGGGCTCGGAAAGGATCCAGGAGGTCCGCTTCCAGGGCGACGGCTGCGCGATCAGCATGGCGAGCGCGTCGATGCTCACCGAGCGCGTGGGTGGCCTCTCGCTGGAGGAAGCGGGGCACCTGACCCGCGACGACGTCCTGCGTAGTCTCGGCATCCCGCTCTCGCCGGTCCGAGTGAAGTGCGCGCTGACCGGATTCGTCGCGTTGGGGAGGGCCCTCCACCCCGAGCTGGCCCGGGCGGGCCCCCCGGCCGGCGCCCCGTGA